A genomic window from Quercus lobata isolate SW786 chromosome 10, ValleyOak3.0 Primary Assembly, whole genome shotgun sequence includes:
- the LOC115962872 gene encoding uncharacterized protein LOC115962872 → MAAAAADVLVPRLEEKHEEPQEKKQKKTDEEKQDVPYLSDDDDCFPGELPDMTRAELGLYHRQVYESGGFDVGDFRHSFACGRIEPMGFEGVINDADKKELGEYSMEAIHKYNTDEKKNFKFKEVVKANVQCVSGLMYYITFKAEDASTATIETFQAKVWRGIGFVEVTSIRVKPISISKQGNEDLTICCSRSS, encoded by the exons ATGGCggctgctgctgctgatgtCCTTGTCCCGAGGCTGGAAGAAAAGCACGAGGAACCACAagagaagaagcagaagaagacaGATGAAGAAAAACAAGACGTCCCATATCTTAGTGACGATGATGATTGTTTTCCTGGTGAGCTCCCTGACATGACCCGTGCAGAATTGGGTTTGTATCATCGACAGGTTTATGAGAGCGGG GGCTTTGATGTTGGTGACTTCCGCCACTCTTTCGCATGCGGTAGAATTGAGCCGATGGGATTCGAGGGGGTCATTAATGATGCTGATAAGAAAGAACTTGGTGAATATTCTATGGAAGCAATCCACAAGTACAACACTGATGAG AAGAAGAACTTTAAGTTCAAGGAGGTGGTGAAGGCAAATGTGCAGTGCGTTTCTGGCCTCATGTATTATATTACCTTCAAGGCTGAGGATGCTTCTACTGCTACTATTGAAACCTTTCAAGCTAAAGTGTGGAGAGGAATTGGATTTGTAGAGGTCACATCTATTAGGGTAAAGCCCATCTCTATCTCCAAGCAag GAAATGAAGACTTGACAATATGCTGTTCGCGAAGTTCATGA
- the LOC115962871 gene encoding uncharacterized protein LOC115962871, which produces MAMAAATADVLVPRLEEKHEELQEKKQKMTDEERQEEEDVPYREKVGLPLDDELQEKKQKKTDEEKQDVPYLSDDDDCFPGELPEMTRAEYVLYHQQVEESGGFDVGDFRHSFACGRIEPMGFEGVIDDARKKKLGEYSMEAIHKYNTDEKKNFKFKEVVKANVQCVAGLMYYITFKAEDASTATIETFQAKVWRGIGFVEVTSIRVKPISKQGNEDLTICCSRSS; this is translated from the exons ATGGCTATGGCGGCTGCTACTGCTGATGTCCTTGTCCCGAGGCTGGAAGAAAAGCACGAGGAACTACAAGAGAAGAAGCAGAAGATGACAGATGAAGAAAGACAAGAGGAAGAAGACGTCCCCTATCGCGAGAAAGTTGGCTTACCTTTGGATGACGAACTTCAagagaagaagcagaagaagacaGATGAAGAAAAACAAGACGTCCCATATCTTAGTGACGATGACGATTGTTTTCCTGGTGAGCTCCCTGAGATGACCCGTGCAGAATATGTTTTGTATCATCAACAGGTTGAAGAGAGCGGG GGCTTTGATGTTGGTGACTTCCGCCACTCTTTCGCATGCGGTAGAATTGAGCCGATGGGATTCGAGGGGGTCATTGATGATGCCCGTAAGAAAAAACTTGGTGAATATTCTATGGAAGCAATCCACAAGTACAACACTGATGAG AAGAAGAACTTTAAGTTCAAGGAGGTGGTGAAGGCAAATGTGCAGTGCGTTGCTGGCCTCATGTATTATATTACCTTCAAGGCTGAGGATGCTTCTACTGCTACTATTGAAACCTTTCAAGCTAAAGTGTGGAGAGGAATTGGATTTGTAGAGGTCACATCTATTAGGGTAAAGCCCATCTCCAAGCAag GAAATGAAGACTTGACAATATGCTGTTCGCGAAGTTCATGA